The DNA window GCAGAGGTGCGAGACAGCCTACACATGCAGGAAAAGGATTTCAAGAGACTCTGCAACTGGTCTGGTAATTAAAAtgggaaggcagagggaagTTAAGCACATCATGTTCACAGCACGTGAAACCTGAAGTGAAGACAGGCTGCTGGGTCCCACTGTTCGCTTCGATTTTATTATCATATAGATTGTTTCAAAACTTAATCAGGGATTAAGTCTGATTAACAGGTCATGCTTGGTAAGAATTACCCTTGGGAAGTGAATTGGGTGACCAGGCGAGCTCTGCATGCCAGGTCATATAGATAGAGCAGCAGTCTAGCCGTCACGAGCTGCTGTCATTTGAGAAGTGACTCACGGTGCCAGGCATTCCCAGCGCACCGACAGCAGCCCAGAGAAGAAATATTACCTGGTGAGAAAgaacaggagcagcaggaaggaggagttaataataataataattagagGTTAGCTTTTAGGCCCAGATGAATTCTAAGCAATAAACCTCTTTTTTCATACTTGTTTATAGAAGTTATTTATGacccttctcagcaagggtcattagccattggaaggggctgcccagggaggtggtggagtcaccatctctggaggggtttaagacaagactggacatggcacttagtgccctggtctagttgacagggtggtgtcagggcaatggctgcgctcgatgatcccagagggctcttccaacctgattgattctgtgattaaaaaaaaaaaaagagataattcAGGCCTGTAACACTCCTGTTAAATCCAAGCATAACACACCCTTGGACAAGTTCTGTTAGTGCAGTTCCGTGATTTTAAATGGCCTCACATCTccgcaaatgtttttggaaGCGAGAAGTGGAACACAGCAGCAGGACGGTTGCTGCTGACAGCTTGTGtgtatttagttttgttttgtttccaactCGAGAATCCCCACAGCTTGGCCCAGTGTCAGGAAAGCAGGACCTAGCCTAAGCGAAGGATTAGTTCTCCAGCTGGCAGGCTTTGGTGGGCTGAGGTGTGGTGTGCCAGGCGGCTGCCATCAAAGGTTGCAAACTAACCTTGCTAACAGCCTAGGACCTTTGAGATGGATGAAAGgagaatttctttattttatctgtAGGAAGACTAAACCAGAACTCCCAGGCTacaatttataaataataataataaaatctggATAGAAATACCTCCAGTCTTAAGAAGATCCCACACTGAGATAAAATGCTGAGACTCAACAGAAGATCAGGATGGGAtaaactgcaggaaaacagagcacGGAGTGTATTTCTTCTCTGGTACAACACCAAAGACTTTGCTCAGAGGGGAAGCAGAAGTTAAATATGCACGGACAGAAGCATCACGTGCTAAGGCAGCGCAAGCTACACCGGCTGTCGGTTTGTATCCTGACAGAGCGTTCCCGTGGCATTTTCCAACAGGAGAACATCCCTGCCAGCAATGACAGCGTCACTGAATCACATCACTTCAGCCTGTCCTACGGACTCCCTTCCCCTCCATTCAGATGCAAAGACTAACCTAAAGCGACCTCCTACAAATTCTGGGACAGCACAGGCTTGCATAGACATGCTGATTGCATTTAAGCCAGTTATACTGCAAAAATGTGTGTGAGAGCTCTGCAAATAGGCTTGAAGTTTCTGGAAGCAGACGGAGACAAAATTGTGctggaaagagaggggaaaaaaaaatgctggtgcTATGCAATCCAGTGTGCGActaggaagaggaaaaaatataagcaaagtATTTAACAAGGATGTATAGTTCGACTTTTGAATTTCAGAGGCTGTCCAGAGCAAAGGAACTATCAGTGACCTAGTCAAaggtaagaaaaaacaaaatcaaaccctAAAAAAGCCATTCTCACTTCAGTCTTACCTGGAAAACGCTGTTGCAGCTTTTAAGCCTCTGGAAGGACCTTCCCCAATCTATTAACCCTTCTGAATGGAGAGCAGGGAACCTGAAGACAATTGCACCACCtttctcaaatgaaaacaaattagtCTCCAGCACTCAAcagcttttctgtaaaataccAGCTAGAAGCACCCACTGTTAACAAGGAACACCAGCTGCGAGCCCCCTCGTCTGGAACGCTTCAAATTTAGTGTCCAGCAAACACAGGTAACGCTTTGTGATTTACCtggcaagaaaataaagctctcTCCCCAGTATAAACCCTGATTAGCTTCACTTCTAGTTGCCCAAAAACTAAGCACGGGCTACGAGGGCTCAGTTGAATACCTTTAGTCACAGAGACAACAGCCACCCAAAATCATCTCCGCAGCCTTGAGCTGGgttttctgtgtgcatttaaGGAGCAGGTAGAGCGTGCATCACATTTCAGGGCTCTGGCTCCCTCCGGTGCTGGGGGCACGGAGGCTGAGAGGTAATTTCATCAGGAAAAGATTTCATCATCACAGCAAGCAAGCGGAAGGCTTGCTCTTGCCCCGTAGCAACGTGCTGGGAGGAGATAATGCAagagccttttattttttaatttatcgGAGGCAGGACAGGGCTGAGCACTGCTGTGCTCTCCCTGGGACCCACACGCAGGAAACTCTCCTGGCTGCTGTACTTTTCCAGCACTAACAGACGAGACCCAGAGTGACAAACAGCAAACCTAAGTCAAACAGGGATTTTTGATATTTGTTTCCCTCCCCACGCGCTTAAGACAAAGCAAAGCCAATTTTCACATTAAACACTAAAACATCCGCACCTAAACGTGAAGCATTCGAGTCGCTGCTGAGAGACTGGAATGTATCTGACAGTTTATACCTGGATTTATTCTTTGGCTCTTTTTCAGTTCTATCCAGAAAACACATCACACCCCCCCATTTCTGTTCCTATTCCTTTTCACTGCTGGCTGACATCCTAAGGAGAACACCGTGGTTCCTCAGCCACCGcactggagaaaaaggagggtTTAGTCTTCTATTGAGGAAATGCTTCTGAGTACAAAAGTCCTTCAGCTGAAATCGCATCCCCCAGTCCCACGGTCCGGACGGGATCTCTACACACCAAAACGGGAGTGAAATGGAATGAGATGCCTTCTCTGTGCCAATGCACCACTGGCTCATCTGGATTTAAAGAGATTTTGGATGGTGCCTCTATCTGCGAGGTCACAAACTCCAAAGGAGCTTTAAGAAAGACTTTGCTGGTGTCGATGGTTTCGGTCGCACAGGCCTGAGTCCCTGCTACTCTGgctcctgcagccacagcagcaacCTGGTTGCCCCAGTACCCATCCACTGTGACAAGGATATGATAGGCCAGGGTGTGGAAGTGGATCCGCGTGAGATCAGAGGCCCGCTCCGCCGTCTTCCCGTGCTCCTTCAGGATCCAGAAGAGGATATCGCTGACTACACCCACGTCGGGAACTCCGCTCCAGGACGCGGTGGAGGCGTGGGGACCAGAGGCAGAGTGCGTGAGGAACAGCAGCTCCTGTTCGTTCAGCCCAATGGAGTTCACCAGGGGAAAGACCTGCTAACAGAAACACAGGAACAACagtttttccttcagagaaTCAAGACTCTCTCATTCAGGGTACTGGTTTGTTATTGTGTTACTGGCTCTATCACAGCCAGCGTGCTCAGCAGAAGGGAGCACCCAGTTTCCTGGAGAGATGCAGGCCAAAGGCACTGCACAAGCTTCCCATTCTACAAGTTTGCAAGAATTACTCAgccaagaaaacatttcatgcCAAGGGTGCAGGCTCAGTTTGTGCAATTGGTTTTCTAGACGCACACTTTGACAGTAGAGAGTAACAAAACCTCAAATCCACATGAAACACCCGTAACACTGAGATCAGAGCTGCATCAAGCTAAACAAGGAACCACCAGGatctgcaggaaaagaaattctgcaaaGAAATCGAGGTGggttcttttttaaatgataaactCAAATCCTGTTTTTTCTAGAAATCTGCAAGCCTGCCAAATCTCAACCAGCCACAGTTACTTGTATCTGTGGAGTTGTGAGTATTCTCCTGGGTCACCCTCCTCCCTGACTGCAATATATCAgagagcagagcccagctgtTCATTTTTACCTAATGCAGTTGCTGAATAAACTCACATCTGCAAAAAATCCTTCCTCCTTGCTGGAAACGGTCTGATGATCAACCGAGGGCGTTGTAAGATACCCTCCTAAATGAAACTTCCCAGAGAGACCTTTCCAAAAGGAATACTCTCTCTgagctaaagaaaacaaatctgtcCCCTGCTAAGCCACAAGTCATTACAGTTCTTTGCTGAACAGAGGAGACTCTGGCAagctcagcagagaaaaatcGAAGCGTTCAGAATGCAACAGCAGCCATTAAACCCATGTTCTCAATTTATCTTCAAATGATAGCCCTGATTTTAAGTTCTCATTTCTATATTCATCTACCAGTCTGTGCATTGTGatactgaagaaaaggaaactgataaaaaaaaaaaggcacgtCCTTTCATTTTCGTTACCTGATGCATAATGTTGCTCATAAAATCTTGATCAGTCATACTGGCCAGCTCCAGGTGTATGGGAATGTCAGTAGGGATATCCGAGATGGAGGCCACAGCCTACAGGggtacaggaaaagaaaaaaaacaccaacatcCTAAACCATGTATTCATtaagaaacacaaagaacaaaGGGGTTTTGACTCAGAGATACACATCCTTTAATCTGCTTGTGTATGGATTTAACGACAATGCCAAATTCAGGTCAGACTTTTGCCATTTCTACAgttcacattctttttttcgCATGTAATACTGAAAAGATCTGGGGGAGATCTGAAGACACAGCCTAATTACAAGTTCAAACCTGGGCAACCGAGACTTTGCCGTGAAGCGTTTGTTGGAATGGAAATTAAGAAGATGCTGGTGGTCAAATATCTCACCTCCATAAGTCGCCTCTGCCGCATCTCCTTGCTCTGGCCTTCCATCATGTGAAGTCCTGAAAGCACCACAAGATCCGGCTGAAATTCATCCAAGCTGGACACAAACACTTCCAGCATATTTAAGGCGCCGTTTGATAGGTCATGGGAGAAGATAAAGCGGTTGGCATTGGGTGCTCTCACTTGTCCCCACTCTTCACCTAGGGTGAAACGAATAGAAGCAAGTTAACTCAGAAGGGAAGCAAATCAAACCACGTATCTGGAGGTTGTTTTGGGATATCCTGCTGGAATCCGAAGGCACGGTTTCACAATGTGACTGTGCCCAATTCACAGCTACTGCAGCCACCAGCCATGAGAAAACAGGGTAACGACGGTGAGCTCAGAGAGGATACAAATGACCCAAGCCACAGTCCAACTGGCCAGCCCTCTCCCTCTGTACACACATCTCTGTTCAGGGAGCTCCTTGAGCCAGTTCCGATAACAGGACAGAAAGCAATGGAAGGGAATAAACAAACAAAGGTCACAGAGGGCAGCTTGAACAGAAAGCTCTTGAGACACAAGCATTTGTGAGGCTGCTATAGGCAGAATCTCCACCTTAGAACCAGCCTGCGTACTCGTTCGCTCAGCCCTCCCAGGCTGTGTACTGGTTATACTCGGGAGAATCTGCGCAGCATTTGTGGAAAAGCCACTAAAACAGCATTAACAACCACCAGTGCTGCTTCCTCTTAAGAGAAGTCTTATGGTAAAGTTCTGTCTAGGACAAAGACCCCCAGAGTTGCATCAGGAGGGCAGTTCTCACCTGAGAAAAGCAGACATCATATACTAATGTAGCATCTATGGAATGAACCAACTTTAAAACCAGGACTATCTTAGTGATGTTCAGGGTTCACCATCGAACATCCAGGCTTTGGTAAGGTACCTGCTTGATACTCCAAGATAAGATGAAATTCATCTCTTTCCTGCATGGATTCAGGTGGCACAACCACGTTGTCGTCAAGTAGTTCATGGAGTTTAGGACCAACTGGGCCACAAAGGAGGAtctagaaaataagaaaaaacaatcaagGATCCCCTGCCATGCCCCTTGCCAGCATTTCAGAGCATTTAAGCATTGCCTAGacaattgatttaaaaaaaataattaattttttaaaaagcagctatgCTTTTCAACTTGTAAGGCCAATCGTATGTTCCACAATAACCTAAGAGAGAGCTGCAAGAGCCCCAAAATCTCCAAGGAGGTAATTTGAGCCTCAGTGACAAGCAAATAGCAGGACATTTTTGGAAGGCGTACCTTCAGATCTGGATTTGTTGCAAGCTTTTGACCGATGAGAGCAGCATTTCCTCCTACATAaagctgtaaaacaaacaagaggTTAACTCACAACCCTGTACAAATCAATTCATTCATAACATAAACCAGGCCCTACttctgtgcagcttttctgtggCAGTTGGTAACTCGTGGTTTCTTTAGCAAGGCTGACAAGCAGTCACTGAAAAACTGCAACAACACTTCCTCCAGTTTGAAATCGAGGTTAAACCTGCTACCTGTGCCCGCGTGAAGGGAGCGGAACCGTGAAAGCTTTTACAGGTAAGAAAGGTCAGACTTTCAAGTAAGAAAATTCCGATATGAGCTTTGAAACCAAAGAATACAGATTGTCATGAGGATCACAGGCACTCAGAGGTGACAGAAAACGGGCTATAGAAGGATACACCTAACAATGAGGTGACTCCAGAAAGCCAACATAGCAAATGTGGTGAGAAGCAAGTCAATACAGAAGAGTCTTGACCAGTAAAAGGCATTTAGAGCTCTTCCTCAGTCTCAAAAGCCGCTGGCGAACCGCACAGAAGGTGGTGTTAAGCCATTTGTAGGAATTAGTTAACTGCCAAGGAAGGTATCAAGTAAGATTCAGAAGACCCAGTATAAATTAGAGCAACAAAACTTTGCTTTTGGAAAGGGAggcttcagaaaaaatacttagtTCTTTTCATCACTCCTCGAGACAATCTAAATCCTGCGTTAAGCAGCTGAAGCTGATGGGAGTGTTTACAACTCCTCATGctattttctcccttcttgccTCATTACACGATGTTAGAGCCTCTTTTACAGCATCAGCCCCATCTGGTTCCCACATAACAGTACCCTGACAGGGGCACCTTAGACTGACACTTCAGTTTGGGGAAGGTAAGCAAGGGACAGAccattcaaaaccctcctgttTGCAGCAagtgcagagctctgcagaaagtCATTAACACACCCAAGCTATGGCATAGGTTTCCTTCCTAAACAGTCTGCACTCTCGAcgcagaaaacaagaaacacgTTTCTCAAAGCTTATCCTGAGGCAGAAGACAGACCTGCGCGCCAGGGTACTCGGAGGCCGTCCGCGCGATGTGATGGAACGACTCGGCGTCGCTGAAGAAGCGCTCGGCAGCCGCCCCCTTTCCCATGAAGTGAGCGAATGCTTCTCTCAGGTCCTGGCCGGAGTTCAAGACCACGTGGTTTTTCCCATCCCCAGGTTCAAGACCGAGCGCCTCTAACAACTTCACACCGGACAGAACCACGTCTACGCAGGCGTTGACactggaagagagaaggaaaatgcacaCTGGGAAAAGCACACATACCTTCAGGCACCTGCGAGACAATACAACGAGATAATTTCCCAGCCGATGATGTTTGCTGTTCGCAGCCTTCATGCTAAGGGGGAAAACGACcacccaaatgaaaaaaaccaccacaaaggCATATGAATTTCCTGGAATTGTCTACTAAAGCGTTCTCCTTTTGACATGCTTTTATTGTGCTCCAGCTCTAACGTTCTGCTGAATTCAAACACGAACGAGTAAGCTGCGTGGTCCAAAGGTGGTTGGGTGTGTTGTGCATTTTGTGCTTCATGGGCTACCTTAGGCTTGCTCAAAAAAGAATAGGCCCAATaagaatgacattttaaattcttaattcttaaaataaggttttttttttaaaaaaaaacatatttctggTTTAAAACATACATGCAACTCAgaactgttaaaaacaaaactgaaagtaTTTAAGTCTACTAGATCAGCCTGTGGAGTTTCAACTGCTCCTAACGATAACCcaaaccacacacacagacaccccACACATAGGCTGGTTCTGTTTTAAGAAGTCAAGAGAGCAATTtgtcagctgaaatattttaaaactgcaacGTCAAAAAGACCAGCCCAAATTCCCAGACTTATCGTGCCGCCTTCTCTCAAATAgtggaaacaggagaaaaaatcCTGCAAGAGTTAGGAAGTGATAAGAACCATTTCAGCAGATCTAGACTTTATGTGAAGTCTAACCTGTGGCGTAAATTTTCCAGTCCCCATTTCTTATCAATTACATCAATTTAAACACAGTCTAATTCAGACTAAGGAACAGGAAAGTTTCCTGGCTGGAACCAGGCTCTCAGGAAGAAAGTTTATGAATGCTTGGCCTTGTTTCTACTCCGTGCTTTCAGAGAGATACCCATATATACCAAATATTTACTGAGATGATACCAGCAATGACTAAAGCATCTTCTAGAACTACCATCAAGtgcaatttctctttctctgccccACGCTTCCCTGACAGGGATCCAAACGATCTAGAAAACCTTTGCAGGATCTCTAACTTCTGTGTCTATCCACACAACGCTCCAAATGCCAATGCCTGCTTACATGTCAGTGTGAAACACACAGTGTTCCTCCTTGTCAGTGACCTTTCACGCGTGATTCGGGCTGTGACACATGAAGGCTGCAtcatataaattaaaaagccTGAGGCTTTTCAGTACACGAGGTAACCGGCTCAGAAATCCTCTCTTGTGCATCATCTTGTACGCTAAGGAGAGCAAAATCCCCTCgtgcagcagagagaaggaaaccaAAGGAACAATAAGCTCAAGCAGCATTTTAGCCCCACATTCACTGCCGCAAAAGGTCAGTGATTTTATATTCTAATGAATTATTAAAGATGCAGGGGGACAGAAACCCAGTCCAGTTCTTTCAAGTGAGACACCTCTAATCATCTTCCAACtgtctttcttctccctctctgccaTTCCTCTGCTAACACACTTCATGCTTTTCATATTAACAGCAGGGATATGCTACTAACGAACTGCTTTTGCTGTTGAACTTTGAGGCCCGGTGTGTTtggtgtgtgtatgtatatatcaCATATATTCAGTTGctttaaagcaaagaagaaagcaagggCCAAACCGAAGATACCTGGCTCTTTTCCAGTGAAGGTGTGGCAAAAGATAGGACTCAATGAGGCACTGGAAAACCTGCTTTGTCATATATTCACGGGAGAAAGTCTGTATCAACCGTAACGCAGGAGCAAGACAGACTCACAACTAACACCGCATCGGCTACACAGCCATCGACGTGAAGTAACTTCTTCCAACACTTGAAGGCCGAATCTTCTAGTCAAAGTCAAGTTGTCCTGTCATGtccttatatttaaaagaaagtgagTCAAGTGCTATATATAACGGCAAGATTAATGGTCCGACTTAAAACCAGCATTTAAGATCAATGTGATATTCCTGAACTTTCCCCTCGCCCTCTTTCCggtttaaaaagagaaagggtgTTGGATTTCCCTGTGCATGCACCGGTGTCCacatctcttccttcctcctctcccttccctccctcatcTCTCTCCTTTGTGTCTCGGCCTGACTCCCTTAGTTCTCCTCTACCGTGAAGGCTTCGCTCACTTCCCCACTTTATGAGCTCATCTCTCCTACCTATTTATTGCCAGACTGTGCTCCCCAGTCGCCGCCTTCCTGGGGATGCTCCAGCAGCCCCAAGTCCCTCAGACTCCacatataaatttattttacaggCAGGCCAGCCGGGGATAAGGTCTCCAGAGTCAGGTTTGCCAACTGGGTCTGAACCACGCAGCGCACTGAAGTCACCAATATGTGACTTCTCTGGACCATTAATCCCCTCAGCCGAGGTCCACCTCTGGTGAAGCAACGCAGTGAGTGGATAGAAAATTAACACAGAGGTTCCAGCGGACAGGCAGGAGCTCCTTGACGTGAGGCCTTACAGCACGGCATCACCTCGTGCTCCACGACGAGCGTCTCCTTTCCGAGCTGCCTGTGAGGAGGAGCCGAGGCCTCTCCGTGAGTCCGCTGGGCAGCACGACCCCAACCTCAGTAACTCACGAAGCAGCTTTGAACCCCGTAAGAATTCAGGGAGGCTGCGCTGAGGCCGATGGAGAGCTCTACCCGGCAGGTAGGGCCCAGacatacacatacatgtatAGGTATATATAGGTATAGAGATGTATGGCCCGGCCCCATGGGCTCACCCGCGCctcgcccgccccgccgccaggGGCGCTctctcccccgccccgccgccgggaggCGctctttcctcccacccctccccgcCGCGCGCTGCCCACACCTACCCGACGGCGACGCGGGCCCACCCGCGGGCCGGGCGGACGATGGCCGCCTGCCAGGCCGCCACCATGCGGCTCTCCAGGGAGCGGGCGCGGcgcagcccccccagcagcGAGGCGGAGAGGTGCTGCAGCGCCGAGTGGGGCAGCTCGGGGTCCAGCAGGCAGAGGTAGCCCAGCGCCAGGGCCAACAGGCCCACGCACACCGACCGCTGCCACATCGCGGCGCGGCCGCTCCGCTCTGCGCCGccggctcctcctcctccgtcACGTCTGAGGAGGAGacgccggcggcggcggcctccTTACGCCGCCTCCGTAGCGCCCCGCCCACGCCGGCCGCCTGCTGTCATAAAGCCGCTTCGGGAATCGGGGCGGGCGCTACGCGGCCTCTTCCCCCCAGCGCAACCTACGTATCTCCGTGAGGTACGGCTGCGCCGCCTGCGTAACTGAGCTACGGGAATAAGGCGGGAGGCGGAAGCAGCGCGCGCTTCGTGAGGGGAAATGGCGGGAGGGAGCGGCTCCCTCAGGGGCACGGCCGCGGCTCGGGGCCTCCCGGGGACAGACCGGCCCGGGAGAGCCTGGCCCTCGGGCAGCGGGGAGCCAGTGCTGGGGCGAGGAGCCTGCGGTGAGTgcagccctggtgctgctgtgggctGGGCCTGCCTCGGGGCCTGGCCCTCGCGGTGTTATCAGCACTGAGCTGAAGCCCCTCTGTGGGCATGGTGCCAGCACGCTGCTCTGTACATGGTATTGCATCACCCTCCTCTCCCTTGGGTTCTTCATTACGGTGCCCCTTTTTCTTTGTGGGTCTGTGTGTTATATTTCTACTCTGTTTGCCCCAAGCAGACCGGTGCCTCTCACTGCTGTCCCCCGACTCCTCTGCCCTGTCTCACACCAATACCTCTGTCTAAACAGCTCCTGTCCAGCAAACCTGAAGCTAATCATTGGCCCCAGTGTATattctgcctttctctgtaGCGTAGCTTCTGGTCTCGGCCTCTTTTGTGCCTTCTCCAGGGTGAGTTAGCTCCATCAGATTCTCTGCCCACACTCCTGAggcagcctgtgctgggagctgtgggaggGAGCATTTTTTGTTGTCTCTTTTGTCCCATCACAGAGGTGGTGTAGCAAATCAAAAGGGAGGTTTCcctttttaatgaaagagaggtttttctgtgcttctctaGAAATCATAGAAGTGTTAGCTCTAAGACTTATGACAAAATTTGCAAGAGTTTGACAACTGTGCCATAGTGCGTTGGCTGAGGCAGCTGATAATTTTCTTACTCAATTCTGTGTTGTGAGTGATTGTCATCTCCTTTGACTCTgacaaaacaaacagtaaagGAGATGGGATAGCAGAAGGctttttgttgatttttctttttaggatgCCAGGATCGGGGCACTGACTGTTTTTATAAGCCTAAAGCGTTACGATAACGTAATGTTCTTTAAGAACAGAATCCTGGAAACAAACTAGAGGCCTAGCCACCTTCCCTATTCTTCAAGAAATCctttaaatatctatttttcctcACCTACCTGCTGAAGTGCCCTGTAAAAGTGTGATTATCTTCATCTCCTCTCAGATCTATGTTCAGCCCACCAGAATTGGTCTGTTAATGTGTaatcccctttttcctttgctcaggtgattgttttggctttttcatttgaacaaatttactctttttttcccttcggCACTTTTCCTGCTAACGTTTGATCTATATGTGATTATGAAATCTCGCTTCCTTCCATACTCTTGGAACTCCCCGGGGTATAGGCCTGCGAGGCTCTCGCAGTTATAAACAGCCCTCCAGTTCAAGGAGGCGATGCTACGTTGTGTGAGAACAGGGCAAATGCCTGCCAGAACCCCTCGCTGCTCGCTGCAATCAGGCCTTCACCTGTGGGAGCGTGTGTATTTATAGCCTTGTCACAGAACATCATAATTAGACGTGCCCATAAGGCAGCCACAACCCATCGCGTTGGCACAGCTCAGGGACCCCATTATTAGTACTGCGTTGTCAGAGGGTTGGGCTGCGAGCAGATAATTCATCTATTACAGCAATACTTTGGGGAATTAAGCCACGATTCCATTTTGGGGTGATTAGTTTTTCATCTGATGCTAATGCAGTGTTCTGTGTTGTTGCCCTGAAGActaaagttgtctttttttttactcccaGAACAGGTACGGTTTCCACATCAAAATCGAAGCTGCTCAGGAGGAACGACCCCGATTTGGTCTCTGTAACCTGCTGGTGTTCAGTCTCCATGAACAGCTTTGTCAGTGGACTTGAATGAGACTGCAAAGGTAATTGCAAGATTTGTTTTATGATCTTTGTTTctgacaataaaaatgaaaggtttagaaaaagaaaagaggttcTCTCAGAGAACCTGTTCAGTTACTGCTAAACAGTGATTTCTTGGTCGACGTTTGTTTTAAGCCGCTACAGATCGAGGTTTGCCTCAAACAGCCAAATTAGAGGTGGAACTGTCAGATGAGAACTGAAATTTGcctctttatttccttccttgagCCACCCAGCAGCCCACAAGTTTTAGTTAGAGGTAACAGAGAGGGATGCAGGGCTGTTGGCTTCG is part of the Nyctibius grandis isolate bNycGra1 chromosome 11, bNycGra1.pri, whole genome shotgun sequence genome and encodes:
- the ADPGK gene encoding ADP-dependent glucokinase isoform X2, with protein sequence MWQRSVCVGLLALALGYLCLLDPELPHSALQHLSASLLGGLRRARSLESRMVAAWQAAIVRPARGWARVAVGVNACVDVVLSGVKLLEALGLEPGDGKNHVVLNSGQDLREAFAHFMGKGAAAERFFSDAESFHHIARTASEYPGAQLYVGGNAALIGQKLATNPDLKILLCGPVGPKLHELLDDNVVVPPESMQERDEFHLILEYQAGEEWGQVRAPNANRFIFSHDLSNGALNMLEVFVSSLDEFQPDLVVLSGLHMMEGQSKEMRQRRLMEAVASISDIPTDIPIHLELASMTDQDFMSNIMHQVFPLVNSIGLNEQELLFLTHSASGPHASTASWSGVPDVGVVSDILFWILKEHGKTAERASDLTRIHFHTLAYHILVTVDGYWGNQVAAVAAGARVAGTQACATETIDTSKVFLKAPLEFVTSQIEAPSKISLNPDEPVVHWHREGISFHFTPVLVCRDPVRTVGLGDAISAEGLLYSEAFPQ
- the ADPGK gene encoding ADP-dependent glucokinase isoform X1, yielding MWQRSVCVGLLALALGYLCLLDPELPHSALQHLSASLLGGLRRARSLESRMVAAWQAAIVRPARGWARVAVGVNACVDVVLSGVKLLEALGLEPGDGKNHVVLNSGQDLREAFAHFMGKGAAAERFFSDAESFHHIARTASEYPGAQLYVGGNAALIGQKLATNPDLKILLCGPVGPKLHELLDDNVVVPPESMQERDEFHLILEYQAGEEWGQVRAPNANRFIFSHDLSNGALNMLEVFVSSLDEFQPDLVVLSGLHMMEGQSKEMRQRRLMEAVASISDIPTDIPIHLELASMTDQDFMSNIMHQQVFPLVNSIGLNEQELLFLTHSASGPHASTASWSGVPDVGVVSDILFWILKEHGKTAERASDLTRIHFHTLAYHILVTVDGYWGNQVAAVAAGARVAGTQACATETIDTSKVFLKAPLEFVTSQIEAPSKISLNPDEPVVHWHREGISFHFTPVLVCRDPVRTVGLGDAISAEGLLYSEAFPQ